From a single Peromyscus maniculatus bairdii isolate BWxNUB_F1_BW_parent chromosome 4, HU_Pman_BW_mat_3.1, whole genome shotgun sequence genomic region:
- the LOC143272735 gene encoding olfactory receptor 4F15-like produces the protein MNEANYSEVSEFVFLGLSIYRPTQCFLFAFSTISYATIFLGNFSVVITVVFDSHLHSPMYFLLANLSFVDFCFSTSTVPKLISDLYSRNNTISFQGCIFQIFVLHVLGACEMVLLVAMAWDRYVAICKPLYYLTIMSPRMCLLLLIGAWIIGLIHSVAQLAFVVHLPFCGSNEIDSFYCDLPRFIKLACTDTYRMEFLVTADSGLISVTTFFLLIVSYIFILFTVWKQSLGSLSKALSTLSAHISVVVLFFGPCMFVYIWPFPNVPVDKFLAIVDFMITPILNPAIYTLRNKDMKVAMKRLSKQLLSRKRVS, from the coding sequence ATGAATGAAGCAAATTACTCTGAAGTATCTGAGTTTGTATTCCTGGGATTATCAATCTACAGACCAACACAATGTTTCCTCTTTGCATTTTCTACAATATCATATGCAACAATTTTTCTGGGGAATTTCTCAGTTGTGATTACAGTTGTCTTTGACTCTCATTTACATTCACCCATGTACTTCCTTTTAGCCAATCTTTCATTtgttgacttttgtttttctacCTCAACTGTTCCTAAGTTGATTTCTGATCTGTACTCCAGGAATAATACCATTTCATTCCAGGGCTGTATCTTCCAAATATTTGTCCTTCATGTCCTGGGGGCATGTGAGATGGTGTTGCTGGTAGCCATGGCCTGGGACAGATATGTGGCCATATGCAAGCCCCTCTACTACCTGACCATCATGAGCCCACGAATGTGCCTTTTGCTTCTGATTGGTGCATGGATTATTGGTCTCATTCACTCAGTGGCTCAGTTAGCTTTTGTTGTCCATTTGCCTTTTTGTGGTTCGAATGAGATAGATAGTTTTTACTGTGACCTTCCTAGGTTCATCAAACTTGCCTGCACAGACACCTACAGAATGGAGTTCTTGGTTACTGCTGACAGTGGATTAATTTCTGTCACTACCTTTTTCTTATTGATTGTCTCCTACATCTTCATACTGTTCACTGTATGGAAACAATCCTTGGGCAGTTTGTCCAAGGCCCTGTCTACACTTTCTGCTCAcatctctgtggtggttttgttctttggaccatgcatgtttgtgtacatatgGCCATTTCCTAATGTCCCAGTGGATAAGTTTCTTGCCATTGTGGACTTCATGATTACACCTATCCTGAACCCTGCCATTTACACACTGAGGAACAAAGACATGAAGGTGGCAATGAAGAGACTGAGTAAACAACTCCTGAGTAGGAAAAGGGTCTCCTAA